The following coding sequences are from one Nicotiana tabacum cultivar K326 chromosome 1, ASM71507v2, whole genome shotgun sequence window:
- the LOC107797964 gene encoding uncharacterized protein LOC107797964 isoform X3, translated as MDLHLSERERKKMERLKPHGDMTLPESLIRKDDLYYENIRTSVAKAFGVHKDERTGPDAPAILLFNSAENLGCIYSLLDKMNNKGLCCIAETVTGGSITFEKTNWQTRRIIKQFLPKILHNHDDSSQSRIKRISQLLNDPQNFHVNHGVLCSTSISFRSAAIYILDRLEELSLLTLSKMHRNLRDVTGYTPKMQSKRIGWNIENLVKQIRRTSLEILSDYEEGDEPPEPLAKALSVATLMLKPKPDCPSQMVFQKLSPDIEALQNDIAKAIRILDDKRKISFAELGNLPLVLDSNDKAAKESVRLRVKVRKLLTEYLLECSDLQSIPESLLESLAIINKTSRHASKKTYSNKEVEEEVECVLNISAQIKQIVWDLLAESDVSEDFANAYMENIEETYFEAGDEDENLSDHPRNCRSDSNFSYSQLESVGEINQCGSKSLSSLLSPKHKLNVKLESMYTDEVDSVHSNWFDNSSSFLEGAKSMSGKDYHFRSMGEHRGKHSCPSMSTRDQNKFSTTFLPNIGSDRNDMDQKEVAWHLGCRPPRYTSEECSEEKNASSRRNNLSKNQYLLIQEASDDTSMVAYSLVGCMLNKFAQLDGLQLSDDDVSYLQGNTSDPNNFEVLKDRGSFSDETTNSLMLHVLEEIIPSFPDSGKEHLKELLGVR; from the exons ATGGACTTGCATTTATCGGAACGAGAGCGAAAAAAGATGGAAAGACTCAAACCTCATGGTGATAT GACTTTACCTGAATCATTGATTAGAAAAGATGAT TTATATTATGAAAATATTAGAACTTCTGTTGCAAAGGCATTTGGAGTGCATAAGGATGAAAGGACAGGTCCTGATGCTCCAGCCATATTGCTCTTTAATTCAGCTGAGAATTTGGGATGCATATATTCCCTGCTTGATAAGATGAACAACAAGGGGTTATGCTGTATTGCGGAGACAGTAACTGGTGGTTCAATTACTTTTGAGAAAACCAATTGGCAAACGAGAAGGATAATAAAGCAATTTCTTCCCAAAATTCTCCATAACCATGATGATTCCAGTCAAAGTCGGATTAAAAGAATTTCTCAACTCCTCAATGATCCTCAAAACTTCCATGTTAACCATGGGGTTCTTTGTTCTACCTCCATATCCTTTCGAAGTGCTGCTATTTATATACTGGATAGACTTGAGGAGCTGTCTCTTCTAACTTTGAGTAAAATGCATAGAAATCTCAGGGATGTCACTGGATACACCCCTAAGATGCAGTCTAAACGAATAGGGTGGAATATTGAAAATTTAGTTAAACAAATCAGGAGAACATCTTTGGAAATACTATCAGACTATGAAGAAGGGGATGAGCCACCAGAACCCCTGGCCAAGGCTTTGTCCGTGGCAACCTTAATGTTAAAGCCAAAACCTGATTGTCCCTCTCAGATGGTGTTCCAAAAACTTTCACCAGATATAGAAGCATTGCAGAATGATATAGCAAAAGCAATCAGGATACTAgatgataaaagaaaaataagttttgCGGAGTTGGGAAATTTGCCGCTTGTACTGGATTCGAATGATAAAGCTGCCAAAGAAAGTGTTCGTTTGCGTGTGAAAGTGAGGAAACTGTTGACTGAGTATCTTCTCGAATGCAGCGACTTGCAGTCTATACCTGAAAGTTTACTAGAAAGTCTTGCTATTATTAACAAAACATCTAGGCATGCATCTAAGAAAACCTACTCAAATAAGGAGGTTGAAGAGGAAGTAGAATGTGTGCTGAATATTAGTGCTCAGATAAAACAAATTGTTTGGGATTTACTTGCTGAAAGTGATGTCAGTGAAGACTTTGCTAATGCATACATGGAGAACATCGAGGAAACTTATTTTGAAGCTGGTGATGAAGATGAGAATCTTTCTGATCATCCTCGAAATTGTAGGTCTGATTCTAATTTCTCATACAGCCAATTAGAAAGTGTCGGTGAGATAAACCAATGTGGCTCCAAGTCTTTATCCTCTCTGCTTTCACCCAAACACAAGTTGAACGTCAAACTTGAGTCAATGTATACCGATGAAGTAGATTCAGTTCATTCCAATTGGTTTGACAATTCCTCGTCATTCTTAGAAGGTGCTAAGAGTATGAGTGGAAAAGATTACCATTTTAGAAGCATGGGCGAGCACAGAGGAAAGCATTCGTGCCCATCTATGTCCACCAGAGATCAGAATAAATTTTCTACAACTTTCTTGCCTAATATAGGATCAGACAGGAACGATATGGATCAAAAAGAAGTTGCATGGCATCTAGGATGCAGGCCACCAAGATATACATCGGAAGAGTGTTCAGAAGAAAAAAATGCATCGTCTCGCAGGAACAACTTGAGTAAAAATCAGTATCTTCTTATTCAGGAAGCTTCTGATGATACTAGTATGGTTGCTTACAGTCTTGTCGGCTGTATGTTGAATAAGTTTGCTCAGTTGGATGGGCTACAGTTATCTGATGATGATGTATCATATCTCCAAGGCAATACATCAGATCCCAACAATTTTGAAG TTCTCAAGGACAGGGGAAGCTTCTCTGATGAGACCACTAACTCCTTAATGCTACATGTTCTTGAAGAGATAATTCCTTCATTTCCGGACAG TGGTAAAGAGCATCTGAAGGAGCTGTTGGGCGTGAGGTAG
- the LOC107797964 gene encoding uncharacterized protein LOC107797964 isoform X1: protein MEGYMEDCRVLLSQLKQQDKDLRLKRRWLMDLHLSERERKKMERLKPHGDMTLPESLIRKDDLYYENIRTSVAKAFGVHKDERTGPDAPAILLFNSAENLGCIYSLLDKMNNKGLCCIAETVTGGSITFEKTNWQTRRIIKQFLPKILHNHDDSSQSRIKRISQLLNDPQNFHVNHGVLCSTSISFRSAAIYILDRLEELSLLTLSKMHRNLRDVTGYTPKMQSKRIGWNIENLVKQIRRTSLEILSDYEEGDEPPEPLAKALSVATLMLKPKPDCPSQMVFQKLSPDIEALQNDIAKAIRILDDKRKISFAELGNLPLVLDSNDKAAKESVRLRVKVRKLLTEYLLECSDLQSIPESLLESLAIINKTSRHASKKTYSNKEVEEEVECVLNISAQIKQIVWDLLAESDVSEDFANAYMENIEETYFEAGDEDENLSDHPRNCRSDSNFSYSQLESVGEINQCGSKSLSSLLSPKHKLNVKLESMYTDEVDSVHSNWFDNSSSFLEGAKSMSGKDYHFRSMGEHRGKHSCPSMSTRDQNKFSTTFLPNIGSDRNDMDQKEVAWHLGCRPPRYTSEECSEEKNASSRRNNLSKNQYLLIQEASDDTSMVAYSLVGCMLNKFAQLDGLQLSDDDVSYLQGNTSDPNNFEVLKDRGSFSDETTNSLMLHVLEEIIPSFPDSGKEHLKELLGVR from the exons atggagggctatatggaggaTTGTAGGGTGTTGCTATCTCAATTGAAGCAGCAAGATAAAGACCTAAGGCTCAAAAGAAG GTGGTTAATGGACTTGCATTTATCGGAACGAGAGCGAAAAAAGATGGAAAGACTCAAACCTCATGGTGATAT GACTTTACCTGAATCATTGATTAGAAAAGATGAT TTATATTATGAAAATATTAGAACTTCTGTTGCAAAGGCATTTGGAGTGCATAAGGATGAAAGGACAGGTCCTGATGCTCCAGCCATATTGCTCTTTAATTCAGCTGAGAATTTGGGATGCATATATTCCCTGCTTGATAAGATGAACAACAAGGGGTTATGCTGTATTGCGGAGACAGTAACTGGTGGTTCAATTACTTTTGAGAAAACCAATTGGCAAACGAGAAGGATAATAAAGCAATTTCTTCCCAAAATTCTCCATAACCATGATGATTCCAGTCAAAGTCGGATTAAAAGAATTTCTCAACTCCTCAATGATCCTCAAAACTTCCATGTTAACCATGGGGTTCTTTGTTCTACCTCCATATCCTTTCGAAGTGCTGCTATTTATATACTGGATAGACTTGAGGAGCTGTCTCTTCTAACTTTGAGTAAAATGCATAGAAATCTCAGGGATGTCACTGGATACACCCCTAAGATGCAGTCTAAACGAATAGGGTGGAATATTGAAAATTTAGTTAAACAAATCAGGAGAACATCTTTGGAAATACTATCAGACTATGAAGAAGGGGATGAGCCACCAGAACCCCTGGCCAAGGCTTTGTCCGTGGCAACCTTAATGTTAAAGCCAAAACCTGATTGTCCCTCTCAGATGGTGTTCCAAAAACTTTCACCAGATATAGAAGCATTGCAGAATGATATAGCAAAAGCAATCAGGATACTAgatgataaaagaaaaataagttttgCGGAGTTGGGAAATTTGCCGCTTGTACTGGATTCGAATGATAAAGCTGCCAAAGAAAGTGTTCGTTTGCGTGTGAAAGTGAGGAAACTGTTGACTGAGTATCTTCTCGAATGCAGCGACTTGCAGTCTATACCTGAAAGTTTACTAGAAAGTCTTGCTATTATTAACAAAACATCTAGGCATGCATCTAAGAAAACCTACTCAAATAAGGAGGTTGAAGAGGAAGTAGAATGTGTGCTGAATATTAGTGCTCAGATAAAACAAATTGTTTGGGATTTACTTGCTGAAAGTGATGTCAGTGAAGACTTTGCTAATGCATACATGGAGAACATCGAGGAAACTTATTTTGAAGCTGGTGATGAAGATGAGAATCTTTCTGATCATCCTCGAAATTGTAGGTCTGATTCTAATTTCTCATACAGCCAATTAGAAAGTGTCGGTGAGATAAACCAATGTGGCTCCAAGTCTTTATCCTCTCTGCTTTCACCCAAACACAAGTTGAACGTCAAACTTGAGTCAATGTATACCGATGAAGTAGATTCAGTTCATTCCAATTGGTTTGACAATTCCTCGTCATTCTTAGAAGGTGCTAAGAGTATGAGTGGAAAAGATTACCATTTTAGAAGCATGGGCGAGCACAGAGGAAAGCATTCGTGCCCATCTATGTCCACCAGAGATCAGAATAAATTTTCTACAACTTTCTTGCCTAATATAGGATCAGACAGGAACGATATGGATCAAAAAGAAGTTGCATGGCATCTAGGATGCAGGCCACCAAGATATACATCGGAAGAGTGTTCAGAAGAAAAAAATGCATCGTCTCGCAGGAACAACTTGAGTAAAAATCAGTATCTTCTTATTCAGGAAGCTTCTGATGATACTAGTATGGTTGCTTACAGTCTTGTCGGCTGTATGTTGAATAAGTTTGCTCAGTTGGATGGGCTACAGTTATCTGATGATGATGTATCATATCTCCAAGGCAATACATCAGATCCCAACAATTTTGAAG TTCTCAAGGACAGGGGAAGCTTCTCTGATGAGACCACTAACTCCTTAATGCTACATGTTCTTGAAGAGATAATTCCTTCATTTCCGGACAG TGGTAAAGAGCATCTGAAGGAGCTGTTGGGCGTGAGGTAG
- the LOC107797964 gene encoding uncharacterized protein LOC107797964 isoform X2, producing MEGYMEDCRVLLSQLKQQDKDLRLKRRTLPESLIRKDDLYYENIRTSVAKAFGVHKDERTGPDAPAILLFNSAENLGCIYSLLDKMNNKGLCCIAETVTGGSITFEKTNWQTRRIIKQFLPKILHNHDDSSQSRIKRISQLLNDPQNFHVNHGVLCSTSISFRSAAIYILDRLEELSLLTLSKMHRNLRDVTGYTPKMQSKRIGWNIENLVKQIRRTSLEILSDYEEGDEPPEPLAKALSVATLMLKPKPDCPSQMVFQKLSPDIEALQNDIAKAIRILDDKRKISFAELGNLPLVLDSNDKAAKESVRLRVKVRKLLTEYLLECSDLQSIPESLLESLAIINKTSRHASKKTYSNKEVEEEVECVLNISAQIKQIVWDLLAESDVSEDFANAYMENIEETYFEAGDEDENLSDHPRNCRSDSNFSYSQLESVGEINQCGSKSLSSLLSPKHKLNVKLESMYTDEVDSVHSNWFDNSSSFLEGAKSMSGKDYHFRSMGEHRGKHSCPSMSTRDQNKFSTTFLPNIGSDRNDMDQKEVAWHLGCRPPRYTSEECSEEKNASSRRNNLSKNQYLLIQEASDDTSMVAYSLVGCMLNKFAQLDGLQLSDDDVSYLQGNTSDPNNFEVLKDRGSFSDETTNSLMLHVLEEIIPSFPDSGKEHLKELLGVR from the exons atggagggctatatggaggaTTGTAGGGTGTTGCTATCTCAATTGAAGCAGCAAGATAAAGACCTAAGGCTCAAAAGAAG GACTTTACCTGAATCATTGATTAGAAAAGATGAT TTATATTATGAAAATATTAGAACTTCTGTTGCAAAGGCATTTGGAGTGCATAAGGATGAAAGGACAGGTCCTGATGCTCCAGCCATATTGCTCTTTAATTCAGCTGAGAATTTGGGATGCATATATTCCCTGCTTGATAAGATGAACAACAAGGGGTTATGCTGTATTGCGGAGACAGTAACTGGTGGTTCAATTACTTTTGAGAAAACCAATTGGCAAACGAGAAGGATAATAAAGCAATTTCTTCCCAAAATTCTCCATAACCATGATGATTCCAGTCAAAGTCGGATTAAAAGAATTTCTCAACTCCTCAATGATCCTCAAAACTTCCATGTTAACCATGGGGTTCTTTGTTCTACCTCCATATCCTTTCGAAGTGCTGCTATTTATATACTGGATAGACTTGAGGAGCTGTCTCTTCTAACTTTGAGTAAAATGCATAGAAATCTCAGGGATGTCACTGGATACACCCCTAAGATGCAGTCTAAACGAATAGGGTGGAATATTGAAAATTTAGTTAAACAAATCAGGAGAACATCTTTGGAAATACTATCAGACTATGAAGAAGGGGATGAGCCACCAGAACCCCTGGCCAAGGCTTTGTCCGTGGCAACCTTAATGTTAAAGCCAAAACCTGATTGTCCCTCTCAGATGGTGTTCCAAAAACTTTCACCAGATATAGAAGCATTGCAGAATGATATAGCAAAAGCAATCAGGATACTAgatgataaaagaaaaataagttttgCGGAGTTGGGAAATTTGCCGCTTGTACTGGATTCGAATGATAAAGCTGCCAAAGAAAGTGTTCGTTTGCGTGTGAAAGTGAGGAAACTGTTGACTGAGTATCTTCTCGAATGCAGCGACTTGCAGTCTATACCTGAAAGTTTACTAGAAAGTCTTGCTATTATTAACAAAACATCTAGGCATGCATCTAAGAAAACCTACTCAAATAAGGAGGTTGAAGAGGAAGTAGAATGTGTGCTGAATATTAGTGCTCAGATAAAACAAATTGTTTGGGATTTACTTGCTGAAAGTGATGTCAGTGAAGACTTTGCTAATGCATACATGGAGAACATCGAGGAAACTTATTTTGAAGCTGGTGATGAAGATGAGAATCTTTCTGATCATCCTCGAAATTGTAGGTCTGATTCTAATTTCTCATACAGCCAATTAGAAAGTGTCGGTGAGATAAACCAATGTGGCTCCAAGTCTTTATCCTCTCTGCTTTCACCCAAACACAAGTTGAACGTCAAACTTGAGTCAATGTATACCGATGAAGTAGATTCAGTTCATTCCAATTGGTTTGACAATTCCTCGTCATTCTTAGAAGGTGCTAAGAGTATGAGTGGAAAAGATTACCATTTTAGAAGCATGGGCGAGCACAGAGGAAAGCATTCGTGCCCATCTATGTCCACCAGAGATCAGAATAAATTTTCTACAACTTTCTTGCCTAATATAGGATCAGACAGGAACGATATGGATCAAAAAGAAGTTGCATGGCATCTAGGATGCAGGCCACCAAGATATACATCGGAAGAGTGTTCAGAAGAAAAAAATGCATCGTCTCGCAGGAACAACTTGAGTAAAAATCAGTATCTTCTTATTCAGGAAGCTTCTGATGATACTAGTATGGTTGCTTACAGTCTTGTCGGCTGTATGTTGAATAAGTTTGCTCAGTTGGATGGGCTACAGTTATCTGATGATGATGTATCATATCTCCAAGGCAATACATCAGATCCCAACAATTTTGAAG TTCTCAAGGACAGGGGAAGCTTCTCTGATGAGACCACTAACTCCTTAATGCTACATGTTCTTGAAGAGATAATTCCTTCATTTCCGGACAG TGGTAAAGAGCATCTGAAGGAGCTGTTGGGCGTGAGGTAG
- the LOC107797964 gene encoding uncharacterized protein LOC107797964 isoform X4 has translation MNNKGLCCIAETVTGGSITFEKTNWQTRRIIKQFLPKILHNHDDSSQSRIKRISQLLNDPQNFHVNHGVLCSTSISFRSAAIYILDRLEELSLLTLSKMHRNLRDVTGYTPKMQSKRIGWNIENLVKQIRRTSLEILSDYEEGDEPPEPLAKALSVATLMLKPKPDCPSQMVFQKLSPDIEALQNDIAKAIRILDDKRKISFAELGNLPLVLDSNDKAAKESVRLRVKVRKLLTEYLLECSDLQSIPESLLESLAIINKTSRHASKKTYSNKEVEEEVECVLNISAQIKQIVWDLLAESDVSEDFANAYMENIEETYFEAGDEDENLSDHPRNCRSDSNFSYSQLESVGEINQCGSKSLSSLLSPKHKLNVKLESMYTDEVDSVHSNWFDNSSSFLEGAKSMSGKDYHFRSMGEHRGKHSCPSMSTRDQNKFSTTFLPNIGSDRNDMDQKEVAWHLGCRPPRYTSEECSEEKNASSRRNNLSKNQYLLIQEASDDTSMVAYSLVGCMLNKFAQLDGLQLSDDDVSYLQGNTSDPNNFEVLKDRGSFSDETTNSLMLHVLEEIIPSFPDSGKEHLKELLGVR, from the exons ATGAACAACAAGGGGTTATGCTGTATTGCGGAGACAGTAACTGGTGGTTCAATTACTTTTGAGAAAACCAATTGGCAAACGAGAAGGATAATAAAGCAATTTCTTCCCAAAATTCTCCATAACCATGATGATTCCAGTCAAAGTCGGATTAAAAGAATTTCTCAACTCCTCAATGATCCTCAAAACTTCCATGTTAACCATGGGGTTCTTTGTTCTACCTCCATATCCTTTCGAAGTGCTGCTATTTATATACTGGATAGACTTGAGGAGCTGTCTCTTCTAACTTTGAGTAAAATGCATAGAAATCTCAGGGATGTCACTGGATACACCCCTAAGATGCAGTCTAAACGAATAGGGTGGAATATTGAAAATTTAGTTAAACAAATCAGGAGAACATCTTTGGAAATACTATCAGACTATGAAGAAGGGGATGAGCCACCAGAACCCCTGGCCAAGGCTTTGTCCGTGGCAACCTTAATGTTAAAGCCAAAACCTGATTGTCCCTCTCAGATGGTGTTCCAAAAACTTTCACCAGATATAGAAGCATTGCAGAATGATATAGCAAAAGCAATCAGGATACTAgatgataaaagaaaaataagttttgCGGAGTTGGGAAATTTGCCGCTTGTACTGGATTCGAATGATAAAGCTGCCAAAGAAAGTGTTCGTTTGCGTGTGAAAGTGAGGAAACTGTTGACTGAGTATCTTCTCGAATGCAGCGACTTGCAGTCTATACCTGAAAGTTTACTAGAAAGTCTTGCTATTATTAACAAAACATCTAGGCATGCATCTAAGAAAACCTACTCAAATAAGGAGGTTGAAGAGGAAGTAGAATGTGTGCTGAATATTAGTGCTCAGATAAAACAAATTGTTTGGGATTTACTTGCTGAAAGTGATGTCAGTGAAGACTTTGCTAATGCATACATGGAGAACATCGAGGAAACTTATTTTGAAGCTGGTGATGAAGATGAGAATCTTTCTGATCATCCTCGAAATTGTAGGTCTGATTCTAATTTCTCATACAGCCAATTAGAAAGTGTCGGTGAGATAAACCAATGTGGCTCCAAGTCTTTATCCTCTCTGCTTTCACCCAAACACAAGTTGAACGTCAAACTTGAGTCAATGTATACCGATGAAGTAGATTCAGTTCATTCCAATTGGTTTGACAATTCCTCGTCATTCTTAGAAGGTGCTAAGAGTATGAGTGGAAAAGATTACCATTTTAGAAGCATGGGCGAGCACAGAGGAAAGCATTCGTGCCCATCTATGTCCACCAGAGATCAGAATAAATTTTCTACAACTTTCTTGCCTAATATAGGATCAGACAGGAACGATATGGATCAAAAAGAAGTTGCATGGCATCTAGGATGCAGGCCACCAAGATATACATCGGAAGAGTGTTCAGAAGAAAAAAATGCATCGTCTCGCAGGAACAACTTGAGTAAAAATCAGTATCTTCTTATTCAGGAAGCTTCTGATGATACTAGTATGGTTGCTTACAGTCTTGTCGGCTGTATGTTGAATAAGTTTGCTCAGTTGGATGGGCTACAGTTATCTGATGATGATGTATCATATCTCCAAGGCAATACATCAGATCCCAACAATTTTGAAG TTCTCAAGGACAGGGGAAGCTTCTCTGATGAGACCACTAACTCCTTAATGCTACATGTTCTTGAAGAGATAATTCCTTCATTTCCGGACAG TGGTAAAGAGCATCTGAAGGAGCTGTTGGGCGTGAGGTAG
- the LOC107784261 gene encoding uncharacterized protein LOC107784261 produces the protein MSQLKIIDKKTYNYIMEEPSERWARSWFPRRRYDMLTTNMVESMNSFLLKGKEMPILRMLDFIQEKLGEWFYERRKKANEIFHRVSIWAEEEMTKKMELACKMFVFNLDSMLFRLNSEGIEFIVDLKKRTCDCMEFQLDELLCPHAIAAINRRYLQKSDYCSNWYSRETWLKTYEGHVNTVGDQNHGKYHKMYNLRSQNLQM, from the exons ATGTCCCAACTAAAAATTATTGACAAGAAAACATACAATTACATAATGGAAGAGCCTTCCGAGAGATGGGCTCGATCGTGGTTCCCACGACGACGTTATGATATGCTAACAACAAATATGGTAGAATCAATGAATTCCTTTTTACTAAAAGggaaagaaatgcctattttaagAATGTTAGATTTCATCCAAGAAAAGCTGGGAGAGTGGTTTTATGAACGGAGAAAAAAGGCAAATGAAATTTTTCACAGAGTATCAATATGGGCAGAAGAAGAGATGACTAAGAAGATGGAATTGGCTTGCAAAATGTtt gTGTTCAACCTTGACTCAATGTTGTTTAGACTAAATAGTGAAGGAATTGAATTCATTGTGgacttaaagaagagaacttgtgactgcatggaattccaacttgatgaattGCTCTGTCCACATGCAATTGCTGCTATTAATAGGAGATATTTGCAGAAATCtgattactgctcaaattggtatTCAAGGGAAACATGGTTGAAAACATATGAAGGACATGTGAATACCGTGGGAGATCAAAATCATGGGAAATACCACAAAATGTACAATCTGAGATCACAAAACCTCCAGATGTAG